In Artemia franciscana chromosome 4, ASM3288406v1, whole genome shotgun sequence, a single window of DNA contains:
- the LOC136025749 gene encoding craniofacial development protein 2-like, translated as MLALELKRFGVAVAGVTEARLIGNDSGDIGEGYHLIWSGDQRTKTNGVALVLDSRTRRYLLSYEQISDRILTEQIQHKHGKWTIIVCYAPTNQASDEMKDRFYAQLSSILAKVSTHNVLTLLGDFNGTVRDTDGIWNNALGPVIPDCLNDNGLRLLQLCNMHDLVITKTLFQSKEVHKYTW; from the coding sequence ATGCTTGCGCTAGAACTCAAGCGTTTTGGTGTGGCTGTAGCAGGCGTAACTGAAGCTCGTCTTATAGGAAACGACTCTGGAGACATTGGTGAAGGCTATCACCTAATCTGGTCGGGTGATCAGAGAACCAAAACTAATGGAGTCGCACTTGTGCTAGATTCTCGGACCAGGAGGTACCTCCTTTCTTACGAGCAAATATCAGACAGGATACTAACAGAGCAAATCCAGCACAAACATGGAAAATGGACCATCATTGTCTGCTACGCCCCAACAAACCAAGCCTCAGATGAGATGAAAGATCGTTTTTACGCCCAGCTGTCTAGCATCCTAGCAAAAGTATCCACTCATAACGTTTTAACCCTTCTTGGCGACTTCAACGGCACTGTCAGAGATACAGACGGCATTTGGAACAATGCTCTAGGACCTGTAATACCCGACTGTTTGAACGACAATGGGTTAAGACTCCTTCAGCTGTGCAACATGCACGATCTCGTGATCACCAAGACACTTTTTCAAAGCAAAGAAGTTCACAAATATACCTGGTAG